A genomic region of Halobacteriovorax sp. JY17 contains the following coding sequences:
- a CDS encoding DCC1-like thiol-disulfide oxidoreductase family protein, with amino-acid sequence MEVQQLRENFSPILIFDDECSLCQRFTDSVKRMEHTTHINFQPLNNVELFEKFPILNKEECEREVHLLLSNYEVLKGPKVVEYLITLNPTIKKISWLIQSNAGQKALDIFYKSSNLYRESLLNRCPKCKNK; translated from the coding sequence ATGGAAGTGCAACAATTAAGGGAGAACTTCTCCCCTATTTTAATTTTTGATGATGAATGCTCACTCTGTCAGAGATTTACTGACTCAGTAAAACGAATGGAGCACACTACTCATATCAATTTTCAGCCATTAAATAATGTTGAATTATTTGAGAAATTTCCAATCCTAAACAAAGAAGAATGTGAGAGAGAAGTTCACTTGCTACTCTCTAACTATGAAGTCTTAAAGGGCCCAAAAGTTGTCGAGTACTTAATCACTCTAAATCCTACTATCAAAAAAATCTCTTGGTTAATTCAGTCTAACGCGGGCCAAAAAGCTTTAGATATTTTCTATAAATCCTCAAATCTCTACCGCGAGTCATTGCTAAATAGATGCCCAAAATGTAAGAATAAATAG
- a CDS encoding polyprenol monophosphomannose synthase gives MLPFDKTLIIIPTYNEIDNIERMITTLFELHKGVNLLIIEDGSPDGTADVVKKFQEVYPTQLHMIQRTGKLGLGTAYVTGFKWALEREYQFIFEMDCDFSHDPAQVPDLLEAAQTNDLVIGSRYIDGIRIINWPFRRLLLSYLASIYTRFITNIPVFDTTGGFKCFSRKALESLDLENIISKGYIFQLELNYKVWAKGLKVKEVPIIFYERRDGQSKMAGGIIFEALYSVLRLRVHRILGKL, from the coding sequence TTGTTACCATTTGATAAAACGCTGATTATCATTCCAACTTATAATGAAATTGATAATATTGAGAGAATGATTACGACTCTCTTCGAACTTCATAAGGGAGTAAATCTCCTAATTATCGAGGATGGCTCCCCTGATGGAACAGCTGATGTCGTAAAGAAATTCCAAGAAGTTTATCCAACTCAATTACATATGATTCAAAGAACTGGAAAACTAGGCCTTGGAACTGCTTATGTCACTGGCTTCAAATGGGCGTTAGAGAGAGAGTATCAATTTATTTTTGAAATGGATTGTGACTTCTCCCATGATCCAGCTCAGGTCCCAGATCTTCTAGAGGCTGCTCAGACTAACGATCTCGTAATTGGGTCAAGATATATTGATGGAATTAGAATTATCAATTGGCCCTTTAGAAGACTACTACTTTCATACTTAGCTTCTATCTACACAAGATTTATCACTAATATTCCAGTTTTTGATACTACTGGTGGTTTTAAGTGCTTTTCAAGAAAAGCTCTTGAGTCTCTTGATTTAGAGAATATCATTTCTAAAGGATATATCTTTCAGCTTGAGCTAAATTACAAAGTCTGGGCCAAAGGATTAAAGGTAAAAGAAGTTCCTATTATTTTCTATGAGAGAAGAGATGGGCAATCTAAGATGGCCGGAGGAATTATTTTCGAAGCTCTATACTCAGTTCTAAGGCTTAGAGTTCACAGAATTCTGGGGAAACTTTAG
- the rpiB gene encoding ribose 5-phosphate isomerase B encodes MKIYIGCDHAAFEEKELLKNYLIELGHQIDDVGTLENTRCDYPDYASSLAKGVVRDGVKGILLCGSGIGVSMVANRYKGARAALCRTELDAKLSIEHNNANILCIGARINTIDEIKNIVAIWLSAEFQEGRHAERVAMFNEIGEDV; translated from the coding sequence ATGAAGATCTACATAGGCTGTGATCACGCAGCATTCGAAGAAAAAGAACTCCTAAAAAATTACCTCATTGAACTTGGTCATCAAATTGATGATGTGGGAACTCTCGAAAATACTCGTTGCGACTACCCTGATTACGCAAGCTCTTTGGCCAAAGGGGTTGTTCGTGATGGTGTAAAAGGAATTCTACTATGTGGTTCTGGAATAGGAGTCTCAATGGTTGCCAATCGCTATAAAGGTGCAAGGGCAGCTCTTTGTAGAACCGAGTTAGATGCAAAGCTTTCTATTGAGCATAATAATGCCAATATTCTTTGCATTGGTGCTAGAATAAATACAATAGATGAAATAAAAAATATAGTTGCTATATGGCTGAGCGCTGAATTTCAAGAAGGTCGCCACGCAGAGAGAGTCGCAATGTTTAATGAGATCGGAGAAGATGTTTAA
- the ahcY gene encoding adenosylhomocysteinase, which translates to MEFTDYKVKDITLADWGRKEITIAESEMPGLMALREEFGASKPLKGAKIAGCLHMTIQTAVLMETLVALGAEVRWSSCNIFSTQDHAAAAMAAAGIPVFAWKGLSDEEFDWCIEKTLKWADGSPLNMILDDGGDLTNMVHDKFPEMIAGIKGLSEETTTGVHRLYERVEKGTLKMPAININDSVTKSKFDNLYGCRESLVDGIKRATDVMIAGKVCVVAGYGDVGKGSAQSLKGLGGRVIVTEIDPICALQAAMEGFEVMPMNDAAKLGDIFVTTTGCYDVINANHIDMMKDNAIISNIGHFDNEIAVAHLNNNYDKINIKPQVDQYIGKDGRRLILLAEGRLVNLGCATGHPSFVMSNSFTNQVMAQMELWDNSDKYENKVYMLPKHLDEKVARLHLERIGVRLDTLSKDQAAYLSVPVEGPYKPNHYRY; encoded by the coding sequence ATGGAATTTACTGACTACAAAGTAAAAGATATCACGCTTGCGGACTGGGGACGTAAGGAAATCACAATTGCTGAATCTGAAATGCCAGGTCTAATGGCACTTAGAGAAGAGTTTGGAGCATCAAAGCCACTTAAAGGCGCTAAGATTGCTGGTTGTCTACACATGACAATTCAAACTGCTGTTCTTATGGAAACTCTAGTTGCTCTAGGTGCTGAAGTAAGATGGTCTTCATGTAATATTTTCTCTACTCAAGATCACGCTGCTGCTGCTATGGCCGCTGCTGGAATTCCTGTATTTGCATGGAAAGGTCTTAGCGACGAAGAATTTGACTGGTGTATCGAGAAGACTCTTAAGTGGGCCGATGGTTCTCCATTAAATATGATTCTTGATGACGGTGGTGATTTAACGAATATGGTTCACGATAAATTTCCTGAAATGATTGCAGGAATTAAAGGTTTATCAGAAGAAACAACTACAGGTGTTCATAGACTATATGAGAGAGTTGAAAAAGGTACACTAAAAATGCCTGCTATCAACATCAATGACTCAGTTACTAAATCTAAGTTTGATAACCTTTACGGATGTAGAGAGTCACTTGTTGACGGTATTAAGAGAGCAACTGACGTAATGATCGCTGGTAAAGTTTGTGTTGTTGCTGGTTACGGTGACGTAGGTAAAGGTTCTGCACAATCTCTTAAAGGTCTTGGTGGACGTGTTATCGTTACTGAAATTGATCCAATCTGTGCGCTTCAAGCTGCAATGGAAGGTTTCGAAGTAATGCCAATGAACGATGCTGCTAAGCTTGGAGATATCTTTGTTACAACTACAGGTTGTTATGATGTGATCAATGCTAATCATATTGATATGATGAAAGACAACGCAATTATTTCAAATATCGGTCACTTCGATAATGAAATTGCTGTTGCTCACTTAAATAACAACTACGATAAAATTAATATTAAGCCACAAGTTGATCAGTACATCGGTAAAGATGGAAGAAGATTAATTCTTCTTGCTGAAGGTCGTCTTGTGAATCTTGGTTGTGCTACTGGGCACCCTTCATTTGTTATGTCTAACTCGTTTACAAATCAGGTTATGGCACAGATGGAACTTTGGGATAATTCAGATAAGTATGAGAACAAAGTTTACATGCTTCCTAAGCACCTTGATGAAAAAGTTGCAAGACTTCACCTTGAGAGAATTGGTGTAAGACTTGATACTCTTTCTAAAGACCAAGCAGCTTACTTATCAGTTCCTGTTGAAGGACCTTATAAGCCAAATCACTACAGATATTAA
- a CDS encoding phosphotransferase: MGDYTKLSATDAQNIIDLYGLGKITSLSSLSLGISNSNYKIEIDGSAYLLKVSNDKGFDHLKEEQEILTHLSESGFKFSLRPYSTKAGENVYIYEEYFGVIFPFIEGIAPGPCDQTCFEIGRGLATLHSLECDTEDIRSHHSVGFGPQEIVEYTESEKCPDDFKEIVEYIFPDKLVSFMELPLEKGIIHGDLYYDNTLFDENHLAVILDFEQAGVGEYLFDLGISISGTCLEKGRINSSLIDSYLNGYEDVRPLSIFERENLDKAIVIGFLSIALWRIKRFKEGSLNPLMANSYQELLSKAKIFWDDRTNNE; encoded by the coding sequence GTGGGTGATTACACAAAGCTGAGCGCTACAGACGCTCAGAATATTATCGATTTATACGGACTCGGAAAGATCACAAGCTTGAGCTCTCTTTCTCTTGGAATATCAAATTCTAATTATAAAATTGAGATTGATGGTAGTGCATACTTACTAAAAGTCTCTAATGACAAAGGCTTTGATCATCTAAAAGAAGAGCAAGAAATTCTCACTCACTTAAGTGAATCAGGGTTTAAGTTCTCTCTTAGACCATATTCAACAAAGGCCGGCGAGAACGTTTATATTTACGAAGAGTACTTCGGGGTTATTTTTCCATTCATAGAAGGAATTGCGCCAGGGCCTTGTGATCAAACTTGTTTTGAAATTGGACGAGGATTAGCAACGCTTCACAGTTTAGAATGTGATACTGAAGATATTAGATCACATCACAGTGTTGGCTTTGGACCACAAGAGATTGTTGAATATACTGAAAGTGAAAAATGCCCAGATGATTTTAAAGAAATTGTTGAGTATATCTTTCCCGATAAATTGGTGAGCTTCATGGAACTCCCTCTAGAAAAAGGAATTATTCACGGAGATCTATACTACGACAATACTCTCTTTGATGAAAACCATTTGGCAGTCATCTTAGATTTTGAACAAGCAGGTGTTGGAGAATACTTATTTGACTTAGGTATTTCAATTTCTGGAACTTGTTTAGAGAAGGGAAGAATTAATTCTTCCTTAATAGATTCATACTTAAATGGATACGAAGATGTTAGGCCTCTTTCAATTTTTGAAAGAGAGAATTTAGATAAAGCTATAGTTATTGGGTTTCTATCGATCGCTCTATGGAGAATAAAGCGCTTCAAAGAAGGTAGTCTAAACCCGTTAATGGCAAATAGTTATCAAGAGCTTTTAAGTAAAGCTAAAATATTTTGGGACGACAGGACAAACAATGAATGA
- a CDS encoding acyl-CoA dehydrogenase produces MAVFKTDLQDIYFNLFDVNNVGEHAPDYGDDELKDIVEQFNKFTENEIFPTRMIGDEEGVKMVDGNVKVPACFHGPHKQFYENGWYALGYPEEIGGMPAPHAISIACNSIAIGANVSFSMYYGLTRGAMNVINQVGTQAQRDFYVSKMMTGEWGGTMCLTEPGAGSDVGACKSTAKPVADGKYAINGVKIFISSGESDLYENNIHLVLAKTPGAAEGTKGLSLFIVPRFNTETGKSNNVVCTKIEEKMGIHASATCELTFGENGECVGELIGEEFEGMANMFIMMNEARLLCGLQGESQANLAYMLTEQYAKERTQFGTEICNLPDVRRLLLRMRALSRGMRALTIYTGNLFDKEEKGDEIAAKEIALLTPICKAYCSDQGFNVAVDAVQVHGGYGFCTEYGIEQFIRDTKIASIYEGTNGIQAIDFVTRKILKDKAHTFFEVGKKIKAVMETEEAKEFDHENSMIGKSMEMSEKVLGKFSEMAAKKNHNGILSHATDFLDYCGNLVVAWQLLEHACLAKKKMAAGASDEEKKYYQSKIVDFKVFCQYQLVKNIGIGNSVLNFENNLMELEL; encoded by the coding sequence ATGGCAGTTTTCAAAACAGATCTACAGGATATTTATTTTAACCTATTTGATGTTAATAACGTTGGTGAACATGCACCGGACTATGGTGATGATGAGTTAAAAGATATTGTCGAACAATTTAATAAATTTACTGAAAATGAAATCTTTCCAACGAGAATGATTGGAGATGAAGAGGGTGTGAAAATGGTGGATGGAAATGTAAAAGTTCCAGCATGTTTTCATGGACCTCATAAGCAATTCTATGAAAATGGTTGGTACGCTCTTGGTTATCCGGAGGAAATTGGAGGAATGCCTGCTCCACATGCGATCTCTATTGCGTGTAACTCAATTGCTATCGGAGCGAATGTTTCTTTTTCTATGTACTACGGTCTTACTCGTGGAGCGATGAATGTTATCAATCAAGTAGGAACGCAGGCCCAAAGAGATTTCTATGTATCAAAAATGATGACTGGCGAATGGGGTGGGACAATGTGTCTTACTGAGCCGGGAGCTGGGTCTGATGTTGGTGCCTGTAAGTCAACAGCAAAGCCTGTAGCTGACGGAAAGTATGCCATTAATGGAGTAAAGATTTTTATCTCTTCTGGAGAGAGTGATCTTTATGAGAATAATATTCATCTTGTATTAGCAAAAACTCCAGGGGCTGCTGAAGGGACGAAGGGACTCTCACTTTTTATTGTTCCAAGGTTTAATACTGAAACTGGTAAGTCTAATAATGTCGTTTGCACTAAAATTGAAGAGAAGATGGGGATTCATGCTTCTGCAACATGTGAGCTCACATTTGGTGAAAATGGAGAATGTGTTGGAGAGCTAATCGGAGAAGAGTTTGAAGGAATGGCCAATATGTTCATTATGATGAATGAGGCGAGACTTCTTTGTGGTCTTCAAGGTGAATCTCAAGCAAATCTAGCTTATATGTTAACTGAGCAGTATGCAAAAGAGAGAACTCAATTTGGAACGGAAATTTGTAATCTACCTGATGTGAGAAGACTGCTCTTAAGAATGAGAGCACTTTCTAGAGGAATGAGAGCATTAACAATCTACACTGGGAATCTCTTTGATAAAGAAGAGAAAGGAGACGAGATTGCAGCGAAAGAGATAGCCCTTCTAACTCCAATTTGTAAGGCCTATTGTTCTGATCAAGGGTTTAATGTTGCAGTTGATGCTGTTCAAGTTCATGGTGGATATGGATTTTGTACAGAGTATGGAATCGAACAATTTATTAGAGATACGAAAATTGCGAGTATTTATGAAGGAACGAATGGCATTCAGGCCATCGACTTTGTGACAAGAAAAATTCTAAAAGATAAGGCGCACACATTCTTTGAAGTTGGGAAGAAAATCAAAGCGGTAATGGAAACTGAAGAGGCAAAGGAATTTGATCATGAGAACTCAATGATTGGTAAGTCGATGGAGATGTCTGAAAAGGTTCTAGGAAAGTTTAGTGAGATGGCCGCTAAGAAAAATCATAATGGAATACTTTCTCATGCAACAGATTTTCTAGATTATTGTGGAAATCTTGTTGTTGCTTGGCAACTTTTAGAACATGCGTGCTTGGCGAAGAAGAAAATGGCCGCTGGAGCTTCTGATGAAGAGAAGAAGTATTACCAGTCCAAAATAGTCGACTTTAAAGTTTTTTGCCAATATCAATTGGTCAAAAATATTGGAATAGGAAATAGTGTTCTTAATTTTGAAAACAATTTGATGGAGCTAGAGCTTTAA
- the gpmI gene encoding 2,3-bisphosphoglycerate-independent phosphoglycerate mutase: MKSIKKLSDRALLVILDGYGLSESDNKNAVLHANTPNLDLLFKHYPFTKIEAGGEKVGLPKGVIGNSEVGHMNLGAGRPVRQDLVRINESIENHTFNTLPKLIELKESARKASKRIHIMGLLSDGGVHSHIDHIKETIKALTSDGDLEVFFHAFMDGRDTAQDVGHKYVEEMSKVSNCTFASMQGRSIGMDRDRRWEKIKLAYDTFTGQGSISKTSPMDYLKSEYEKGIYDEFITPTLFGETSAMKEGDSLFFINFRPDRAIQLALAFNDPKFSEFKRDFTPNYFLCMTPYIPDEVELPILFNKERLSGVMSEYVSSLGIKQFKIAETEKYAHVTFFFNGGKKEPFENEEHFLIPSPKEVSTYDQKPEMSAYLVTDKLIDKLEDKETKFFLVNFANSDMVGHTGKFDAAVKAVEALDLCVARLMKKCEEENIALLLTADHGNSDQMIYEDGSPHTSHTNSLVPFSVFHKELKDCEFQVSSGEHALMDVSPTVLNILDIECPDSFTGKSIFK; encoded by the coding sequence TTGAAATCTATCAAAAAATTAAGTGACCGAGCGCTACTTGTTATTCTCGACGGCTACGGATTAAGCGAATCAGATAATAAGAATGCTGTCCTTCACGCCAATACACCGAATCTAGACTTACTATTTAAGCATTATCCTTTTACTAAAATTGAAGCCGGTGGTGAAAAAGTAGGCCTCCCTAAAGGAGTTATTGGTAACTCTGAAGTAGGTCATATGAATCTTGGTGCAGGAAGACCTGTAAGACAAGATCTTGTTAGAATCAATGAGTCTATTGAAAATCATACTTTCAACACTCTTCCAAAACTTATCGAATTAAAAGAATCTGCGAGAAAAGCCTCTAAGAGAATTCATATAATGGGCCTTCTCTCTGATGGAGGAGTTCACTCACATATAGATCATATAAAAGAAACCATTAAAGCTCTTACAAGTGATGGAGACTTAGAGGTTTTCTTCCATGCTTTTATGGACGGAAGAGACACTGCTCAAGATGTCGGTCATAAGTATGTTGAAGAAATGAGTAAAGTTTCAAATTGTACTTTTGCCTCAATGCAAGGTCGCTCAATTGGTATGGATAGAGATAGAAGATGGGAAAAGATCAAGCTCGCCTATGACACCTTCACAGGACAGGGAAGTATTTCTAAAACATCCCCTATGGATTATTTAAAGTCTGAATATGAAAAAGGTATTTATGACGAGTTTATAACCCCGACTCTCTTTGGAGAGACTAGTGCAATGAAAGAAGGAGATAGTCTCTTCTTTATAAACTTTAGACCTGATAGGGCCATTCAATTAGCACTAGCTTTTAACGATCCAAAATTCAGTGAATTCAAGAGAGACTTCACTCCAAACTACTTTCTTTGCATGACACCTTATATTCCAGATGAAGTAGAGCTTCCAATACTCTTCAATAAAGAAAGATTGTCGGGAGTAATGTCGGAATACGTATCAAGTCTTGGTATAAAACAATTTAAAATTGCAGAGACAGAAAAGTACGCTCATGTAACCTTCTTCTTCAATGGCGGTAAAAAAGAGCCTTTTGAAAATGAAGAACACTTTCTCATCCCTTCGCCTAAAGAAGTTTCGACTTACGATCAAAAGCCTGAGATGAGTGCCTACCTCGTGACTGATAAATTGATTGATAAATTAGAAGATAAAGAGACAAAATTCTTTCTCGTAAATTTTGCTAACTCCGATATGGTTGGACATACAGGAAAGTTTGATGCCGCAGTAAAGGCAGTCGAAGCTCTAGACCTATGTGTAGCGAGGCTTATGAAGAAATGTGAAGAAGAGAATATTGCACTTCTTCTTACCGCAGATCATGGGAATAGTGATCAAATGATCTACGAAGATGGCTCTCCACACACTTCTCATACAAACTCCCTTGTGCCCTTCTCTGTATTCCACAAGGAGTTAAAAGATTGTGAGTTTCAAGTAAGTAGTGGTGAACATGCCTTAATGGACGTTTCCCCTACTGTTTTAAATATTTTAGATATAGAATGCCCAGACTCATTTACTGGTAAATCAATTTTTAAGTAA